One window of Microcoleus vaginatus PCC 9802 genomic DNA carries:
- a CDS encoding serine/threonine protein kinase: MSYCVNPGCPHPQNPADSILQCQTCGARLLLRARYRVIEPLGQGGFGATFLAKDISLPGQPSCVVKQLRPSSSSPRVLEMARELFKREAKTLGQLGDHPQVPRLLDYFETEQQFYLVQEYVKGSTLKQEVKQSGRFNESDVKNFLLEILPVVQYIHSQGVIHRDIKPANIIRRVQDSHLVLIDFGAVKDQVSQTILLDPADQSANTKFSVGTFSFAPPEQMALRPIFASDIYAVGMTCLYLLTGKSPKDLDFDGVTGEIVWQPHVQVSANFARILEKMLKPMVGHRFQSAADVLRALSGQFEDPSLVDGLATQFNGSSRTVEEPTIFNDEGSSWSPPQSKINQDLRSNHTRAGRTSFTQSGNTGMQPRVSRTLAESGRTFGTVGPSSGNLAASKVSKVAPKWDTNSVRAAYFKGKRDFSDCELSGLQLQKAQLAGGNFYQARLVKANLQAADLSGANLGHARLIQANLRDANLTEAYCSTANFEGADFRGADLTGAYLTKANLRGANLCGANLTNATVSEEQLAMAKTNWLTVKPDGKRSFGF; the protein is encoded by the coding sequence ATGAGCTACTGCGTAAATCCGGGCTGTCCCCATCCTCAAAACCCTGCTGACTCTATTCTCCAGTGTCAGACGTGCGGTGCGCGGTTATTGCTGCGCGCTCGCTATCGAGTCATTGAACCGTTAGGGCAAGGAGGTTTTGGAGCTACATTTCTGGCAAAAGACATTTCATTGCCCGGTCAACCGAGTTGTGTAGTCAAGCAACTGCGACCCAGTAGTTCGTCGCCGCGAGTTTTAGAAATGGCGCGGGAATTATTTAAGCGAGAGGCGAAAACCCTCGGCCAACTGGGCGACCACCCCCAAGTACCGAGGCTGCTAGACTATTTTGAAACGGAACAGCAATTCTACTTAGTTCAAGAGTATGTTAAAGGCTCGACTTTGAAACAAGAAGTCAAGCAGTCAGGCCGTTTCAACGAATCGGATGTTAAAAATTTTCTATTAGAAATTCTGCCAGTAGTGCAATATATCCACAGCCAAGGAGTAATTCACCGAGACATCAAACCCGCAAATATTATTCGCCGAGTTCAAGACAGCCACTTAGTTCTGATTGACTTCGGAGCGGTAAAAGACCAAGTTAGCCAAACAATATTATTAGACCCCGCCGACCAAAGCGCCAACACGAAATTTTCAGTCGGCACATTTAGTTTTGCCCCCCCGGAACAAATGGCGCTGCGGCCGATATTTGCCAGCGACATCTACGCGGTGGGCATGACTTGCTTGTACTTGCTGACAGGAAAATCGCCCAAGGATTTAGATTTTGATGGAGTAACCGGCGAAATTGTTTGGCAGCCCCACGTTCAGGTAAGTGCAAATTTTGCGCGGATTCTCGAAAAAATGCTGAAGCCGATGGTTGGGCACCGCTTCCAATCGGCAGCAGATGTCCTCAGAGCTCTCTCGGGCCAATTTGAAGACCCAAGTCTTGTCGATGGCTTAGCAACTCAATTCAACGGCTCTTCTCGTACAGTTGAAGAACCGACAATATTTAATGACGAGGGTTCTTCCTGGTCACCGCCTCAGAGCAAAATCAATCAAGATTTACGATCGAACCACACCCGCGCTGGTAGAACTTCCTTCACCCAATCCGGGAACACGGGGATGCAACCGAGAGTTTCCCGAACTCTGGCTGAGTCCGGCAGAACTTTCGGAACGGTTGGACCTTCTAGCGGCAATTTAGCAGCGTCAAAGGTATCGAAAGTTGCTCCTAAGTGGGACACCAACAGCGTGCGAGCGGCATATTTTAAAGGCAAGCGCGATTTTTCTGACTGCGAACTGTCTGGCCTGCAATTGCAAAAAGCGCAGTTAGCGGGGGGGAATTTTTATCAGGCTAGGTTGGTGAAGGCAAATTTGCAAGCAGCGGATTTGTCGGGGGCGAATTTGGGTCACGCGAGGTTAATTCAGGCGAATTTGCGAGATGCTAACTTGACTGAGGCTTATTGCAGCACTGCCAATTTTGAAGGCGCGGATTTCCGAGGTGCTGACTTGACGGGCGCTTATTTGACTAAGGCGAATTTGCGGGGAGCAAATTTGTGCGGGGCGAATCTTACGAACGCTACAGTTTCTGAGGAACAACTGGCTATGGCAAAGACCAATTGGCTTACTGTTAAGCCGGATGGTAAGCGGAGTTTTGGATTTTAA
- a CDS encoding GAF domain-containing protein yields the protein MKLLNPRTRMLLYTGILALAYFVTGKLAVSMLGLVKAEPSPVWPPAGIALAALLLQGRRMWPGIVLGSVLLNSTGGIPSAVIVTSAFSVTLQALAGEAVLRESGFSTKLDRLRDVLALVAGAVIGSTLVGSTLGNLGTCIFGWAQWSNFSRNLWTTWLGDGMGILLVTPVLLTLNHAVNSFKFPLNPPIISTFLALFKRQNNQSSITNYQLPITNRRYTFPAHENRYNLIFLIINYSEIALWLTLLLSVSWLFFCSKTQAAIAQYPLEYLPFPLIVWAALRFQQPGAIFAYSIVSYIAILGAVQGGGPFFAKSDNLKQAVLFLQAFTGTIALVALMLAAAVAERQQALFEVRRTAAALRSREASLANAQRIAQLGNWDLNCTAVAATENFQESSEHCTPNSELRWSDELYRLLGFAPGTVKPTPEVFLQAVHPEDRELVARSQRQAMFERKPYCINYRIVLADGSERTVCEQSAIQSGAIAATVQDVTERHRAETALRASSDRDRLLSEIALRIRNSLDLEEILNTTVAEVRQFFKADRAFIGIMDALGANLPSPVYCKIVAESVGSQCRSILGWVLADENHLENLKTFYANHRVRSVCNTATVQVSDTVAKYYSDYQIRATLNVPIVLGDELFGILAVNQCSGPRQWQEFEIDLLEKLATQVAIALQQAQLLQQVKALNANLESQVEERTRQLQQKMHELQESNRLKDLFLHAVSHNLRTPVMGMLILLKNLLNKSASDSLQEVPVSRSILERIVQASEHQLTMVNALLDAHASEVKGIVLNTVPLHLQSLTSAIVGDLEPILAKNQATLTQEIPTDLPRVYGDSKHLQRVLENLLTNAIKHNHPGVNITFKAEVIEVEKTLNFEGNSQVLTSQNTQLADCIANRISPGGDRPRIGETTQKNQETLAKFHLNGSCTIPRYQGQIANIGSKLPGVTVKMVRCTVTDNGVGISAKQQESLFELYVHDPNSRQLTGLGLGLYLSKQIIKAHGGEIGVESTPGGGSTFWFSLPAVNSDDRSLPV from the coding sequence ATGAAACTGCTCAACCCCCGCACTCGAATGCTTCTGTACACCGGCATCCTGGCCCTGGCCTACTTTGTTACCGGAAAACTCGCAGTGTCGATGCTGGGACTGGTGAAAGCCGAACCCTCCCCCGTGTGGCCGCCCGCCGGTATTGCTCTAGCAGCACTGCTACTGCAAGGACGACGGATGTGGCCAGGAATTGTCCTCGGTTCGGTGCTGTTAAACTCTACCGGCGGTATACCGTCGGCTGTCATTGTCACATCAGCCTTTAGCGTCACCCTGCAAGCGCTGGCTGGAGAGGCTGTGCTGAGGGAGAGCGGATTTTCTACCAAACTCGATCGATTGCGAGATGTTCTGGCTTTAGTGGCGGGCGCTGTCATCGGGTCTACTTTAGTCGGTTCTACCCTCGGCAACTTGGGAACGTGCATTTTTGGTTGGGCTCAGTGGAGCAATTTCTCTCGCAACTTGTGGACTACCTGGCTCGGAGACGGCATGGGAATTTTGCTCGTGACGCCAGTGCTGCTGACTTTGAACCACGCCGTTAATAGTTTTAAATTTCCATTAAACCCCCCCATTATTTCAACTTTTCTCGCACTTTTTAAAAGACAGAATAATCAATCATCAATTACTAATTACCAACTACCAATTACTAATCGCAGATACACATTCCCTGCACATGAAAATCGTTATAATCTTATATTTTTAATTATTAATTATTCAGAAATAGCGCTCTGGCTGACTCTATTACTGAGCGTTAGCTGGCTGTTTTTTTGCTCAAAAACACAGGCGGCGATCGCTCAGTATCCGCTGGAATATCTGCCTTTTCCTCTGATAGTTTGGGCAGCCCTGCGGTTTCAACAGCCGGGAGCGATTTTTGCTTATTCGATCGTGTCTTACATCGCGATTTTGGGAGCAGTCCAGGGAGGCGGGCCGTTTTTCGCCAAAAGCGATAATCTCAAACAAGCGGTGTTATTTTTACAAGCTTTTACCGGTACGATCGCCCTTGTGGCTCTGATGTTGGCGGCCGCTGTAGCAGAACGCCAGCAAGCGCTTTTTGAGGTGCGCCGCACGGCGGCGGCGCTGCGATCGCGCGAAGCTAGTCTGGCGAACGCTCAGCGCATCGCTCAGTTGGGCAATTGGGATTTAAATTGCACCGCCGTCGCAGCAACTGAGAACTTTCAGGAATCGTCAGAACACTGTACACCCAACAGCGAATTGCGGTGGTCGGACGAACTTTACCGCCTCTTGGGTTTTGCTCCGGGAACGGTCAAACCGACACCAGAAGTTTTTTTGCAGGCTGTACATCCAGAAGACCGAGAATTGGTGGCGCGATCGCAGCGCCAAGCTATGTTTGAGCGCAAACCCTATTGCATTAACTACCGAATTGTGCTGGCAGACGGCTCCGAACGCACTGTCTGCGAACAGTCGGCAATTCAGTCAGGGGCGATCGCCGCCACAGTCCAAGACGTTACCGAACGCCACCGCGCGGAAACCGCTTTGCGGGCGTCCTCCGATCGCGATCGCTTGCTCTCAGAAATCGCCCTGCGAATTCGCAACTCCCTCGACCTCGAAGAAATTCTCAACACTACTGTTGCCGAAGTCCGGCAATTTTTCAAGGCCGACCGCGCTTTCATCGGTATTATGGACGCTCTGGGGGCAAATCTTCCTAGCCCGGTGTACTGTAAAATTGTGGCCGAGTCTGTCGGATCTCAATGCCGTTCTATTCTCGGGTGGGTGCTCGCTGACGAGAATCACCTCGAAAATTTGAAAACTTTTTATGCTAACCACCGCGTCCGATCTGTATGCAATACTGCTACCGTGCAAGTCAGCGATACAGTTGCTAAATACTATAGCGACTATCAAATTCGAGCGACGTTAAATGTGCCGATCGTCCTAGGGGATGAATTGTTCGGGATCTTGGCCGTCAACCAGTGCTCCGGGCCCCGCCAGTGGCAGGAATTTGAAATTGATTTGTTAGAAAAACTCGCTACCCAAGTGGCGATCGCTCTCCAGCAAGCCCAACTTTTGCAGCAGGTAAAAGCTCTCAATGCCAACTTGGAATCTCAAGTGGAGGAACGCACCCGGCAACTACAGCAAAAAATGCACGAACTGCAAGAAAGCAACCGCCTCAAAGACCTATTTTTGCACGCAGTTTCTCACAATCTCCGCACTCCAGTTATGGGAATGTTAATACTGCTGAAAAATTTGCTCAACAAATCGGCCTCTGATTCTCTACAAGAGGTTCCGGTTTCTCGATCGATTTTGGAGCGGATCGTTCAAGCCAGCGAACACCAGTTGACTATGGTTAATGCCTTGCTCGACGCTCACGCTAGCGAGGTCAAAGGTATTGTTCTCAATACTGTACCGTTGCACTTACAGTCTTTAACTTCAGCAATTGTTGGTGATTTAGAACCGATACTGGCCAAAAACCAAGCAACTTTGACTCAGGAAATACCGACGGATTTGCCGAGAGTCTATGGCGACAGCAAACACTTGCAGCGGGTGTTGGAAAATCTGTTGACTAATGCTATCAAACACAATCATCCGGGAGTCAATATCACTTTTAAAGCCGAGGTAATAGAAGTTGAAAAAACGCTAAATTTTGAAGGAAATTCACAGGTTTTAACATCTCAAAATACTCAGCTCGCCGATTGTATCGCTAACCGGATATCTCCTGGGGGCGATCGTCCTAGAATAGGCGAGACAACCCAAAAAAATCAGGAAACCCTGGCCAAATTTCACCTCAATGGCAGTTGCACAATACCCCGCTATCAGGGGCAAATTGCCAATATCGGCAGCAAATTGCCCGGAGTCACCGTAAAAATGGTTCGCTGTACTGTAACAGATAATGGAGTGGGAATCAGCGCCAAACAGCAGGAATCTCTATTTGAACTTTACGTTCACGACCCTAATAGCCGACAATTAACAGGGCTGGGTTTGGGCTTGTACCTTTCCAAGCAAATTATCAAAGCTCACGGGGGCGAAATCGGCGTCGAAAGCACTCCTGGAGGTGGCTCGACTTTCTGGTTTTCGCTGCCTGCTGTCAACTCGGACGATCGCTCTTTGCCAGTCTAA
- a CDS encoding PAS domain-containing sensor histidine kinase encodes MSYLGNAKSVQGLTVYEVWRDRFLRDRLRPAVGIAIFFAFTITVYFLGERFFVAQEFKSVYLYTSAAVELGLLTCFVLQKTSFGQRYPGLLFLGFSWSLTVVVQLGLAVAQAGELPIFTWSLAFLIQATLMPVRWRLHLISQLGVLCCHVGINLALNLSFAKYTPFKLTGFYLYLFWFCLICDLSVYWYECLQRKEFSTRRELESAYQQLEVAEAKYRSIFENAGEGIFQSTPDGRYITANPALARIYGCDSPEEVTAKFTDIERQLYVDPHRRNEFLRSIEESGTVSDFESKIYRSDGSIVWISEKARAVRDSSGAVLYYEGLIEDITQRKQAQESLRLFIHALSHDLRNPVAGMLMVLKNWQTKPGDSIAIPRSFLERMIQGSEQQLRLINSLLEVHAGELRGLVLHCDAVDLRAVVEAAATDLEPLMNEGKATFKNLVPDNLPAVNADKTQLWRVFSNLFANALKHNLPGLNLTVSAQVIKAGKLIINQSTAKQDIHKLPITNPQSPITNPQSPIPNPGSRMIYCTVEDDGAGILPEQCEHLFDLYLRGDKSRHSVGLGLGLYLCRQIIGAHGGQIGVISTPGAGASFWFTLPLAENFR; translated from the coding sequence ATGAGCTATTTGGGCAACGCAAAATCAGTTCAGGGGTTAACGGTTTATGAGGTGTGGCGCGATCGCTTCCTCCGAGATCGGCTGCGCCCTGCTGTCGGGATTGCCATATTTTTTGCCTTCACAATAACGGTCTATTTTCTGGGCGAAAGATTCTTCGTTGCCCAGGAGTTTAAAAGTGTTTATTTGTACACGAGCGCTGCTGTAGAATTGGGTTTGTTGACCTGTTTTGTGTTGCAAAAAACCTCCTTCGGACAGCGCTATCCCGGTTTGCTATTTTTGGGTTTTTCGTGGTCGCTGACGGTGGTTGTACAGCTTGGGTTAGCTGTCGCACAAGCGGGGGAATTACCAATTTTTACCTGGAGTTTAGCGTTTCTGATCCAAGCTACGCTGATGCCCGTCCGCTGGCGCCTCCACCTGATTTCTCAACTCGGCGTTTTGTGTTGCCACGTCGGGATAAATTTGGCTTTAAATCTAAGTTTTGCTAAGTATACTCCTTTTAAGTTGACCGGGTTTTACTTATATTTGTTTTGGTTTTGTTTGATTTGCGATTTGTCGGTTTATTGGTACGAATGTCTGCAACGGAAAGAGTTTAGTACCAGGCGTGAGTTGGAATCTGCTTACCAGCAGTTGGAGGTGGCAGAAGCGAAGTACCGCAGCATTTTTGAGAATGCCGGCGAGGGAATTTTTCAAAGCACTCCCGACGGCCGCTACATTACTGCAAATCCAGCTTTAGCGCGGATTTACGGCTGCGATTCCCCGGAAGAAGTGACGGCAAAGTTTACTGATATTGAACGGCAGTTGTATGTCGATCCGCATCGCAGAAATGAGTTTTTGCGATCGATCGAGGAAAGCGGCACAGTATCGGATTTTGAATCTAAAATTTACCGCTCAGACGGCAGTATTGTCTGGATTTCTGAGAAGGCGCGGGCGGTACGGGACAGCAGCGGCGCCGTGCTTTATTATGAGGGTTTAATTGAGGATATCACGCAGCGCAAACAGGCACAAGAATCGCTGCGGCTGTTTATCCACGCTCTTTCTCACGACTTGCGAAACCCGGTGGCGGGAATGTTAATGGTGCTGAAAAATTGGCAGACGAAACCTGGGGATTCGATCGCAATTCCCCGTTCTTTTTTGGAGCGGATGATTCAAGGTAGCGAGCAGCAATTGCGCTTGATAAATTCGCTGTTGGAAGTTCACGCCGGGGAATTGCGCGGTTTGGTTCTGCACTGCGATGCCGTTGATTTGAGGGCGGTAGTTGAAGCTGCTGCGACCGATTTGGAGCCTTTAATGAATGAGGGGAAAGCTACTTTTAAAAATTTGGTGCCGGATAATTTGCCAGCCGTGAATGCTGACAAAACTCAGTTGTGGCGCGTATTCTCTAATTTATTTGCTAATGCTTTAAAACACAATCTGCCGGGATTGAATTTAACAGTTTCGGCTCAAGTAATCAAGGCGGGGAAATTAATTATAAATCAAAGCACAGCAAAACAAGACATCCACAAATTACCGATTACCAATCCACAATCCCCCATTACCAATCCCCAATCCCCAATCCCCAATCCCGGAAGTAGGATGATTTACTGTACTGTGGAAGATGACGGGGCGGGAATATTGCCGGAACAGTGCGAACATCTTTTTGACCTTTACCTTAGGGGTGATAAATCCCGACACTCCGTCGGTTTGGGTTTGGGTCTATATCTTTGTCGGCAAATTATTGGTGCTCACGGTGGCCAAATTGGGGTAATTAGCACTCCGGGTGCTGGGGCAAGTTTTTGGTTTACTTTGCCGCTGGCGGAGAATTTCCGGTGA